A genomic segment from Paenibacillus sp. FSL K6-1096 encodes:
- a CDS encoding glycoside hydrolase family 5 protein: protein MLTKIKKYGAYSLALVLLASTLLGSSGSRASAAEASAALTSDFRSLQASQIVSEMGAGWNLGNQLEASVNGIPSETAWNNPAITPGLIQKVKAAGFKTIRIPVSYLNYIGSAPGYTINSAWLDRIKTVVDYAYNEGLYVIINIHGDGYNSVQGSWLLVNSGNQTAIKQKYQKVWQQIANKFANYGERLILESMNEVFDGNYSNPNPAYYANLNAYNQIFVDTVRQTGGNNNARWLLVPGWNTNIDYTAGNYGFVLPTDTYRSSTIPSSEKRIMISAHYYSPWDFAGEESGNITQWGASATNPAKKSTWGQEDYLNSQLQSMYNKFTTQGYPVVIGEFGSIDKSVYDSSSNTYRAAYAKAVTATAKQYKAVPVYWDNGYNGQHGFALFNRYNNTVTQQGIINAIMQGMQ, encoded by the coding sequence ATGCTAACCAAAATCAAAAAATACGGAGCCTACAGCCTAGCTCTAGTATTACTGGCTTCTACCCTGCTTGGCAGCTCGGGTTCCCGTGCCTCTGCGGCAGAGGCGTCAGCTGCGCTGACTTCGGACTTCAGATCCCTGCAGGCTTCACAGATTGTCAGCGAGATGGGGGCCGGATGGAATCTGGGCAATCAGCTGGAGGCTTCAGTGAACGGGATACCCAGCGAGACCGCCTGGAATAACCCGGCCATTACACCTGGACTGATCCAGAAGGTCAAAGCAGCAGGCTTCAAAACGATCCGCATCCCGGTCTCTTACCTGAATTATATCGGGAGCGCCCCCGGCTATACGATCAATTCAGCCTGGCTGGACCGTATCAAGACAGTCGTAGATTATGCCTACAATGAAGGCTTGTATGTCATCATTAATATTCACGGGGACGGATACAATTCCGTGCAGGGCAGCTGGCTGTTGGTCAATAGCGGCAATCAGACAGCCATTAAGCAGAAGTATCAGAAGGTGTGGCAGCAGATTGCGAATAAGTTCGCTAATTATGGCGAGCGGCTGATTTTGGAATCGATGAATGAGGTATTTGACGGGAACTACAGCAACCCGAATCCTGCTTACTACGCCAACCTGAATGCTTATAATCAGATCTTCGTCGATACGGTCAGACAGACAGGGGGCAACAATAACGCCAGATGGCTGCTGGTTCCGGGCTGGAATACGAATATCGATTATACGGCGGGCAATTACGGGTTCGTACTCCCAACCGACACCTACAGATCCTCAACCATCCCCAGCTCGGAAAAAAGAATCATGATCTCCGCCCACTACTATTCCCCCTGGGATTTCGCAGGCGAGGAGTCCGGCAATATTACGCAGTGGGGGGCGTCAGCGACGAACCCTGCCAAGAAATCGACCTGGGGGCAGGAGGATTACCTAAACTCCCAGCTTCAATCCATGTACAATAAATTCACGACCCAAGGCTACCCGGTGGTGATCGGAGAATTCGGTTCGATTGACAAATCCGTCTACGATTCAAGCAGCAACACCTACCGCGCCGCCTATGCCAAAGCCGTCACTGCAACCGCCAAGCAGTACAAGGCCGTCCCGGTCTATTGGGACAATGGCTATAACGGCCAGCACGGCTTCGCCCTGTTCAACCGTTATAACAACACCGTCACCCAGCAAGGCATTATCAATGCCATTATGCAGGGGATGCAATAG
- a CDS encoding ThiF family adenylyltransferase: protein MTIHSETDLTQDELARYRRQLILPEIGPEGQKRLKQAKVLVIGAGGIGSPLLLYLAAAGIGHISIYDHDVLELTNMNRQIIHDSANAGVPKVQSAEQTLKRLNPELTYELHAERLTRETALVVVPQYDIVVNAVDNLDTRYMLNDVCVELRKPLVEGSIFHFEGQVMFISPDEDSACYRCVYPEPLEPPKKQEFGVIGVTPGIVGTLQAAEVIKYVAGIGKSLKNRMIYFDLLSAKVREIELKPDPECPVCSQVKQKAVLR, encoded by the coding sequence ATGACTATTCATTCCGAAACGGATTTAACGCAAGACGAGCTTGCCCGCTATAGAAGACAGTTGATTTTGCCCGAAATCGGCCCCGAAGGGCAAAAACGTCTTAAACAAGCTAAGGTTCTGGTCATCGGGGCAGGCGGAATCGGCTCCCCTCTGCTGCTGTATCTCGCCGCTGCCGGAATTGGACATATCAGCATCTATGATCATGATGTTCTGGAGCTGACCAATATGAACCGGCAAATTATCCATGATTCCGCCAATGCCGGCGTTCCCAAAGTGCAATCAGCGGAGCAAACTCTGAAGCGGCTGAACCCTGAGCTAACTTATGAGCTTCATGCCGAACGTTTAACAAGAGAAACTGCGCTCGTTGTAGTACCACAATATGATATTGTCGTGAACGCTGTAGATAATCTGGATACCCGGTATATGCTCAATGATGTCTGTGTAGAGCTTCGCAAGCCTTTGGTGGAAGGAAGCATCTTTCATTTTGAAGGCCAGGTGATGTTCATCTCGCCCGATGAGGACAGCGCATGTTACCGGTGTGTATATCCAGAGCCTCTGGAGCCGCCGAAAAAACAGGAGTTTGGTGTGATCGGGGTTACCCCAGGTATTGTAGGTACGCTGCAAGCGGCTGAGGTAATTAAATATGTAGCCGGAATAGGCAAATCCCTCAAGAATAGAATGATCTATTTTGATCTGTTATCCGCCAAGGTCAGAGAGATAGAATTGAAGCCGGACCCGGAATGTCCAGTATGCTCCCAAGTAAAGCAGAAGGCGGTTCTGCGATAG
- a CDS encoding MerR family transcriptional regulator — translation MEKYTPNQIAAMLQVSTTTLRRYEEQDLIPVVPRTPSNHRYYGEVHVQAFTTIRVLLQGYDIPVAYEVMRSMKQGQPEQALWRINEQQYQIHLEKKRMEDILTMIRHTVIPTTLNAKWKEPMNIGEAAAIAGVRTSAIRHWEVEGLIRSERNPENGFRMFSLTELRKILVISSLRKTVYYIDNMRSLLSTLDTQDHQEIERSFQYALEKLNTRLMLQCEGIAEVMKYMKLL, via the coding sequence ATGGAGAAATATACCCCTAACCAGATTGCCGCTATGCTCCAGGTGAGCACCACCACCCTCAGAAGATATGAGGAACAGGATCTGATCCCCGTTGTACCGAGAACGCCAAGCAACCACCGTTATTATGGAGAGGTGCATGTTCAGGCTTTTACTACGATCCGGGTTCTGTTACAAGGTTATGATATTCCTGTTGCTTATGAAGTGATGAGAAGCATGAAGCAGGGGCAGCCGGAACAGGCGCTATGGCGGATCAATGAACAGCAATACCAGATTCATCTGGAGAAAAAGCGTATGGAAGACATCCTTACCATGATAAGACATACGGTTATCCCAACTACGCTTAATGCGAAATGGAAAGAGCCGATGAATATAGGAGAAGCCGCTGCCATAGCGGGCGTGAGAACCTCAGCAATCCGCCACTGGGAGGTCGAAGGCCTGATCCGTTCAGAGCGCAACCCGGAGAATGGCTTCCGGATGTTCTCCCTCACTGAGCTGCGCAAAATCCTCGTGATCAGCAGCTTGCGGAAGACCGTCTACTACATAGACAATATGAGGAGTCTGTTAAGTACTCTGGACACCCAGGATCATCAGGAGATCGAACGGTCCTTCCAGTACGCGTTGGAGAAGCTGAACACCCGGCTAATGCTTCAATGTGAGGGAATTGCAGAAGTGATGAAATATATGAAGCTACTGTGA
- a CDS encoding acyl carrier protein has translation MNHKLEEIFSGLVSPETLRQISCNFEDIADIHIKQLGVDSLAIMELVLRIEETMDVNIDYETFSVDEVATPRLILNMLASRQPS, from the coding sequence ATGAATCATAAACTTGAGGAAATCTTCAGCGGACTCGTATCTCCGGAAACTCTGCGGCAGATTTCTTGTAACTTTGAAGATATTGCCGATATCCATATTAAGCAGTTGGGTGTGGATTCTCTGGCGATCATGGAGTTGGTACTTCGGATTGAAGAAACAATGGATGTGAATATCGATTATGAAACGTTCTCGGTTGATGAAGTGGCAACTCCGCGGCTGATCCTGAACATGCTGGCTTCCAGACAGCCCAGCTAA
- a CDS encoding glycosyl hydrolase, whose product MKKWLKRTGTMLLACTLLLGGLAAPPRTAHADPALFTIEGEDAQLTPDLQVVTQIYGTPKPGYSGSGFVWMQSSGTITFDVTVPETGMYTISTRYMQELSAEGRQQSLSVNGVNKGNFMLPYTTAWSDYSFGYHKLTQGSNTIQLKAGWGFAYFDAFTVDHAQLDPLIVQPVLSDAQATPETQLLMNYLTQVYGKHILSGQQEIYGGGNDGNSELEFDWIHNLTGKYPAVRGFDLMNYNPLYGWEDGTTARMIDWVNNKGGIATNSWHLTVPRDFTNYQLGEFVDWKEATYKPTETNFNTANAVIPGTKEYQYLQLATQDLAEQLQILQENNVPVIFRPYHEAEGNGGLNGEGAWFWWASAGAEVYKQLWDQLYTELTETYGLHNLIWTYNSYVYSTSPAWYPGDDKVDIVGYDKYNTIYNRYDGLSGVPNEDAITSTFYQLVDLTGGKKMVAMTENDTVPSVQNLTEERAGWLYFLPWYGEYLMSTAYNFPATLTALYQSDYVITLDELPDLNGNQPNPSAVISPVYADFDLGANPAQDITVALTLNGHQLTGLKNGAYTLVSGQDYTATGTAVVLSQAYLATLAPGQQKITFQFSGGSNAVLTINVTDSSIPAPSGELTIQAYNGITSASTNGIAPKFRVVNTGDSPIRLSDVKLRYYYTIDGEKQQSFWTDWASIGSANVTGTFVKLDTPVTGADYVLELGFTSAAGTLNPGQSADIQTRFSKQDWSNYNQSNDYSFNSTSTQFADREQITGYVNGQLVWGIEP is encoded by the coding sequence ATGAAGAAATGGCTCAAAAGAACAGGAACTATGCTGCTCGCTTGTACGCTGCTGCTTGGTGGCTTGGCAGCACCACCGCGTACCGCTCACGCTGATCCGGCACTGTTCACCATCGAAGGCGAGGATGCCCAGCTCACTCCAGATCTGCAAGTGGTCACCCAGATTTATGGAACGCCGAAGCCCGGCTATTCGGGGAGCGGTTTTGTGTGGATGCAGAGCTCCGGCACGATTACTTTCGACGTAACAGTCCCGGAAACCGGCATGTATACGATCTCCACCCGTTATATGCAGGAGCTTAGCGCAGAGGGCAGACAGCAGTCCTTAAGCGTCAATGGGGTGAACAAAGGCAATTTCATGCTGCCCTATACGACCGCGTGGTCGGATTACAGCTTCGGCTATCACAAGCTGACTCAGGGCAGCAACACGATTCAGCTGAAGGCAGGCTGGGGCTTTGCTTACTTTGACGCATTTACGGTAGATCATGCCCAGCTTGATCCGCTGATTGTGCAGCCTGTTCTCTCGGATGCCCAGGCCACGCCGGAAACTCAGCTCCTGATGAATTATCTGACCCAGGTGTACGGCAAGCATATCCTCTCGGGGCAGCAGGAGATCTACGGCGGGGGCAATGACGGGAATTCCGAGCTGGAGTTCGACTGGATTCACAATCTGACCGGCAAATATCCGGCTGTCCGCGGGTTCGACCTGATGAACTACAATCCGCTGTACGGCTGGGAGGACGGCACTACGGCCCGCATGATCGATTGGGTCAACAATAAGGGCGGCATTGCCACCAACAGCTGGCATCTCACGGTCCCGCGTGACTTCACGAATTACCAGCTCGGGGAATTTGTGGATTGGAAGGAAGCGACCTACAAGCCGACCGAGACCAACTTCAATACCGCAAATGCTGTAATTCCGGGGACCAAAGAGTACCAGTATCTGCAACTGGCGACCCAGGATCTGGCGGAGCAATTGCAGATTTTACAGGAGAATAACGTGCCTGTGATCTTCCGTCCTTACCATGAGGCCGAGGGCAACGGCGGTCTGAACGGGGAAGGGGCCTGGTTCTGGTGGGCTTCGGCTGGCGCTGAGGTGTACAAGCAGCTCTGGGATCAGCTCTACACCGAGCTTACAGAGACCTACGGGCTGCATAACCTGATCTGGACCTACAACAGCTATGTGTACAGCACTTCTCCCGCCTGGTATCCCGGTGACGATAAGGTGGATATTGTCGGCTACGACAAATATAATACCATCTACAACCGCTATGACGGCTTGTCCGGCGTACCGAATGAGGATGCCATTACCTCGACATTCTATCAGCTTGTAGATCTAACCGGCGGCAAGAAAATGGTAGCCATGACCGAGAACGACACCGTGCCAAGCGTGCAGAATCTGACTGAGGAGCGGGCGGGCTGGCTCTACTTCCTGCCTTGGTACGGAGAGTACCTGATGAGTACAGCCTATAATTTCCCGGCTACGCTGACCGCTTTGTACCAGAGTGATTACGTCATTACATTGGACGAGCTGCCCGATCTGAACGGGAACCAGCCGAATCCCAGTGCAGTCATATCACCTGTGTACGCAGATTTTGACTTAGGGGCGAATCCTGCCCAGGATATCACCGTAGCCCTTACCCTGAACGGGCACCAGCTGACAGGCCTGAAGAATGGAGCTTACACGCTTGTGTCCGGCCAGGATTATACGGCAACCGGCACGGCTGTGGTCTTATCTCAAGCTTATCTTGCTACGCTTGCACCCGGCCAGCAGAAGATCACTTTTCAATTCAGTGGAGGGAGTAATGCGGTTCTCACTATTAATGTAACGGACAGCAGTATCCCCGCGCCGTCAGGAGAGCTGACCATCCAGGCGTACAACGGCATTACCAGCGCCTCGACCAACGGAATAGCCCCCAAATTCAGAGTTGTGAACACAGGGGATTCGCCCATCCGGCTCAGCGATGTGAAGCTCCGGTATTATTATACGATTGACGGCGAGAAGCAGCAGAGCTTCTGGACCGACTGGGCCAGCATCGGCAGCGCGAACGTGACCGGAACCTTCGTGAAGCTGGATACCCCGGTGACCGGGGCCGATTATGTGCTGGAGCTTGGCTTCACCAGTGCTGCCGGGACTCTGAATCCGGGCCAGAGCGCTGACATTCAGACCCGCTTCTCCAAACAGGACTGGTCCAATTACAATCAGTCTAACGACTACTCCTTCAACTCCACCAGCACCCAGTTCGCCGATCGCGAGCAGATTACGGGATATGTGAACGGGCAGTTAGTGTGGGGGATAGAGCCTTAA
- a CDS encoding formylglycine-generating enzyme family protein — protein sequence MSKEASIELVEQQTASDDLIRLLKEIFKTDRFGQPVVMEGQILYNGYQLLKQMPKPLEEEILYERFYKGRQQRYEALIAPHMTEIQPLPFNMGSEANSKYLYCGEEPQHSVLLSPYKISTIPVTEEIYHEYNSAHKVTHKLNPAVNMTWYDAYMFAVWCNTELPTEAEWEYACRGGTNGPFFCQEEQLTAYAWFSENSKGVLHETAHLAANPYGLYDMLGNVWEWCLDTYDSEFYHNSKSLNPINSTANGNKSCRGGSFHSFTDMCRSAFRHHEPASFYAYDLGFRVIKK from the coding sequence GTGAGCAAGGAAGCATCCATTGAGCTTGTGGAGCAGCAAACAGCCTCAGACGATTTGATCCGGCTGCTGAAAGAGATTTTCAAGACTGACCGTTTCGGCCAACCTGTTGTTATGGAAGGACAGATTTTGTATAACGGCTACCAATTACTGAAGCAGATGCCCAAGCCGCTGGAAGAAGAAATCCTCTATGAACGCTTTTACAAGGGCCGGCAGCAACGTTACGAAGCGCTCATTGCACCGCATATGACAGAGATACAGCCGCTGCCTTTCAACATGGGTTCGGAAGCCAATTCTAAATATTTGTATTGCGGAGAAGAACCTCAGCATTCCGTTCTTCTATCCCCCTATAAGATCTCCACAATTCCTGTAACAGAGGAAATCTATCATGAATATAACAGTGCACACAAAGTTACACATAAATTGAATCCAGCAGTAAACATGACATGGTACGACGCTTATATGTTCGCGGTCTGGTGTAATACGGAGCTGCCGACTGAAGCTGAGTGGGAATATGCCTGCCGGGGCGGTACAAACGGTCCTTTCTTCTGCCAAGAAGAGCAGTTAACGGCTTACGCATGGTTCAGCGAGAATTCAAAAGGCGTATTGCATGAAACCGCCCATTTGGCTGCTAATCCCTATGGATTATACGACATGCTAGGTAATGTGTGGGAATGGTGCCTGGATACTTATGATAGTGAATTTTATCACAATTCCAAATCACTAAATCCCATCAACTCTACCGCTAATGGCAACAAAAGCTGCCGGGGCGGAAGCTTTCACTCCTTTACAGATATGTGCCGTTCTGCGTTCAGACATCATGAGCCTGCTTCATTCTACGCCTATGACCTGGGTTTCAGAGTAATAAAAAAATAG
- a CDS encoding ATP-grasp domain-containing protein, whose translation MKSVWEQAGVRTPAARLIQRSSELQAISLTYPVIVKPTHGAASAGVRIVDNEHELLKQLKQIFRFNATTLGSEAVEQPGALVEEYIDGEEFSVDTIWYQGQPLFDGIMSKGTPQGPTFPDRLYFTDPSLDPKTRQHLLELSHAAVRAAGVRNGASHTEIRMRQEQGYVLEAALRPGAGGSFYELFEQASGLPFSQAFILASLGMPNEEDIRYLKEMSSRPSDPTARMYWYNMGYKGSGIIQNIRGTETVLSKPFVSKLVIRKKTGEYLCPESDSFAYFGWITGQLPESLSAEDYYEMLTGLETSIEIGFN comes from the coding sequence ATGAAGAGTGTGTGGGAGCAGGCCGGGGTTCGGACTCCGGCTGCCCGCCTGATTCAGCGTTCTTCAGAGCTTCAAGCAATAAGCCTTACCTATCCAGTTATCGTTAAGCCGACACATGGCGCGGCCAGCGCAGGGGTTCGGATTGTAGATAATGAACATGAGCTGCTGAAGCAGTTGAAGCAAATCTTCCGGTTCAATGCGACGACATTAGGCAGCGAAGCGGTAGAGCAGCCCGGAGCGCTGGTTGAAGAATATATTGATGGAGAAGAATTCTCCGTAGATACCATCTGGTACCAGGGTCAGCCGCTTTTTGACGGGATTATGAGCAAGGGAACACCGCAAGGGCCTACCTTTCCAGACCGCTTGTATTTCACCGATCCGTCCCTGGATCCCAAGACAAGACAGCATTTACTGGAATTATCTCACGCTGCCGTGCGTGCAGCCGGAGTACGCAATGGTGCAAGCCATACGGAAATACGGATGCGGCAGGAACAAGGCTACGTGCTGGAAGCAGCATTGCGCCCAGGGGCGGGCGGCAGCTTCTATGAGTTATTTGAGCAAGCCTCCGGCCTTCCCTTCTCACAAGCATTTATATTGGCCTCGCTTGGCATGCCTAATGAGGAGGATATCCGTTATTTGAAAGAGATGTCTTCCAGACCTTCTGATCCTACAGCACGGATGTACTGGTACAACATGGGATATAAGGGATCCGGAATTATTCAGAATATCCGCGGAACCGAGACGGTCTTGTCCAAACCCTTTGTCAGTAAGCTAGTCATCCGTAAAAAGACCGGTGAATATCTTTGCCCGGAAAGTGACTCTTTTGCCTATTTCGGCTGGATTACAGGACAATTGCCAGAGTCATTATCGGCTGAGGATTATTACGAGATGCTTACCGGACTTGAGACCTCCATTGAGATTGGCTTCAACTGA
- a CDS encoding MFS transporter has translation MNFRFTNPRMLLPLGVLITNIGNGMYTLAVGKLLYDQTGSSTPFAMLLMLEAILTFSTQAIASSAVDRGRAKQCAVIAEAIRGFAVLTASAFVFAGHTASILLAAIVINLLRPFYRTASFAIGPMIADGKQLAVYNARTSTFFQIGQFLGAGIAGVIISLFSPVVAIALNGMSYLLSALCIGIAAIPGQKLRNGQGSGLGSILLSISPKRFWNEWTALIMVVLRKNKKVLGLALLCTADYIVVSFINISYAPILAKMDAPSWWLSIWDSAFSIGAIAGAYVFGKMDHSRFYMNRTGLALIVQGLTLASIGFLYSPVWLAPCMLFLGVSNAFSVSSFTYNLQITAPAEFHGRISGIRQFFISAATTLVIPLLSFAMNGGVSLSATLAAVICLSVALLVLLFLSPLLNSPFNQSGSIAGEKE, from the coding sequence ATGAACTTTCGGTTTACCAATCCCCGAATGCTATTGCCGCTTGGGGTTCTAATTACTAACATAGGGAATGGAATGTACACTCTGGCTGTAGGGAAGCTGCTCTATGATCAAACGGGCTCCTCCACCCCCTTCGCTATGCTGCTGATGTTGGAGGCGATACTAACCTTCTCCACTCAGGCCATCGCCAGTTCCGCTGTGGACAGAGGGCGGGCAAAACAGTGTGCAGTCATAGCAGAAGCGATACGCGGTTTTGCTGTTCTAACAGCTTCCGCTTTTGTATTCGCAGGCCATACGGCAAGCATTCTGCTTGCTGCAATTGTAATTAATCTGTTGCGTCCGTTCTACAGAACTGCCAGCTTCGCTATTGGTCCAATGATTGCCGACGGCAAGCAGCTGGCAGTCTACAATGCCCGGACTAGCACCTTTTTTCAGATTGGTCAGTTTCTGGGTGCAGGGATAGCAGGCGTAATCATTTCTTTATTCTCACCTGTAGTAGCTATAGCACTTAACGGCATGTCTTATCTCCTGTCTGCGCTGTGTATCGGTATAGCAGCTATTCCCGGTCAAAAGCTCAGAAACGGTCAAGGCAGCGGATTAGGCTCTATCCTTCTATCCATCAGCCCAAAACGCTTTTGGAACGAATGGACCGCTCTGATCATGGTTGTGCTGCGGAAAAACAAAAAGGTTCTGGGGCTGGCTCTCCTATGCACAGCTGACTACATCGTCGTTTCTTTTATAAACATATCTTATGCTCCTATTCTGGCCAAAATGGATGCGCCGTCCTGGTGGTTGTCGATATGGGATTCAGCCTTCTCGATAGGTGCCATAGCCGGTGCATACGTATTCGGAAAAATGGATCATTCCAGGTTCTATATGAACAGGACCGGGCTGGCGCTGATTGTGCAAGGATTAACCCTTGCTTCCATCGGTTTCTTGTATTCCCCCGTCTGGCTGGCACCCTGTATGCTCTTTCTGGGAGTATCCAATGCCTTCTCGGTATCCAGCTTTACTTATAATCTTCAGATTACAGCTCCCGCCGAATTCCATGGGCGGATATCGGGCATCCGGCAGTTTTTTATATCAGCAGCCACTACGCTTGTCATCCCTTTACTGTCTTTTGCTATGAATGGAGGCGTGTCGCTGTCTGCTACACTTGCCGCTGTTATTTGCCTAAGTGTTGCTCTGCTGGTCCTGTTATTCCTGTCACCACTACTGAACAGTCCATTTAACCAATCCGGCTCTATCGCGGGAGAAAAGGAGTGA
- a CDS encoding alpha/beta hydrolase has product MNKMITLPDGSQLKAGLTGPSGAPVLMLPVAKESVYGQEADHLRLWGVDPQLGEHFVDGLQDKFQVLYFDYEGHRMHHSNPLALTASSIAQDLLTTANEMNVTRFSYYGYSWLALAGLQLAIRTDRLESLVMGGFPPMDGPYAEMLTVTNHTYQMALSQPAPAEPAVQEADAPETVDWDNIQIQMVPEQMKQFVTLYESLADFKDRDIQHLLVMPRMAFAGEQDKIVYGDNFGGVTVDIAGRLVGHQSVLEQLGWDVAILKGSGMDHTKAMQPETVLPVLKPWLIRKLLRES; this is encoded by the coding sequence ATGAATAAAATGATTACACTACCAGACGGATCTCAGCTTAAGGCTGGCCTGACCGGACCTTCCGGCGCTCCAGTGCTGATGCTTCCAGTAGCCAAAGAATCTGTATACGGCCAGGAAGCAGATCACCTGCGGCTATGGGGCGTTGATCCTCAGCTCGGAGAACATTTCGTGGATGGGCTGCAAGACAAATTTCAGGTGCTGTATTTCGATTACGAGGGCCACCGTATGCACCATTCCAATCCGCTTGCTCTTACCGCTTCAAGTATCGCACAAGACCTGCTGACCACCGCTAATGAAATGAACGTTACCAGATTCAGCTATTACGGCTATTCCTGGCTGGCCCTGGCCGGACTTCAATTGGCAATCCGCACGGATCGGCTGGAGAGCCTGGTAATGGGTGGTTTTCCGCCTATGGATGGTCCGTATGCTGAGATGCTGACCGTAACCAACCACACGTACCAGATGGCGCTAAGCCAACCGGCTCCCGCCGAACCTGCAGTACAGGAGGCCGATGCTCCTGAGACGGTCGATTGGGACAACATTCAGATCCAAATGGTCCCGGAGCAAATGAAGCAGTTCGTTACACTGTACGAGAGTCTGGCCGATTTCAAGGATCGTGATATTCAGCATCTGCTGGTGATGCCAAGGATGGCTTTTGCCGGGGAGCAGGACAAGATTGTATATGGAGACAACTTCGGAGGTGTAACGGTGGATATCGCCGGTAGGCTTGTCGGACATCAGTCTGTTCTGGAACAGCTGGGATGGGATGTTGCCATTCTAAAGGGCAGCGGGATGGACCACACGAAAGCGATGCAGCCCGAGACCGTTCTGCCGGTACTGAAGCCTTGGCTGATCCGAAAATTACTCCGTGAGAGCTAA